The Seleniivibrio woodruffii genome contains a region encoding:
- the neuC gene encoding UDP-N-acetylglucosamine 2-epimerase, whose protein sequence is MRRICAVTGGRADYYLMRNLLKGIEAAAELELSVIATGSHLSPAHGMTVDAVEEDFPDVHRIDLQLGGDSPSDITKTTGRAMIAFADALETIKSDILLVLGDRYEIFAAVTAALIAGIPVAHLHGGETTEGAADEAFRHSITKMSHLHFTAAEDYRRRVIQLGEDPARVFNVGGMGAAAISRMKLMEREELEKSLGFGLGDKYIVVTFHPVTLDSTPEEEQLGQLLRALDRFDGKIIFTGANADAGGTVINRMLAEYVANSGGRAAAFDSLGMQRYLSAVRHAYAVVGNSSSGLAEAPSLKTPTINIGCRQAGRLRAQSVIDCEPAAESILAAFKKIDTPEFQKILTETVNPYGEGDNTAKIVEILANFPLKDIIIKKFHDIGGLK, encoded by the coding sequence ATGAGAAGGATTTGCGCCGTGACAGGCGGCAGAGCCGACTATTACCTCATGCGGAACCTTCTGAAAGGCATAGAGGCGGCGGCGGAGCTTGAGCTTTCTGTAATTGCCACCGGATCACACCTTTCCCCTGCTCACGGAATGACTGTGGATGCCGTTGAAGAGGATTTTCCCGACGTGCACAGAATCGACCTTCAACTGGGCGGCGATTCTCCGTCCGATATAACCAAAACCACGGGCAGGGCTATGATAGCCTTTGCCGACGCTCTTGAGACAATCAAATCCGATATCCTTCTGGTACTCGGGGACAGATATGAAATATTCGCCGCTGTTACGGCGGCTTTGATCGCAGGAATACCCGTTGCCCACCTTCACGGAGGAGAGACCACCGAGGGTGCCGCAGACGAGGCGTTCAGGCATAGCATAACCAAGATGAGTCACCTCCATTTTACGGCCGCAGAGGACTACCGCAGGCGGGTGATCCAGCTTGGTGAAGACCCTGCAAGAGTTTTTAACGTCGGCGGGATGGGTGCGGCGGCAATCAGCCGGATGAAGCTGATGGAGAGAGAGGAACTTGAAAAAAGCCTCGGTTTCGGCTTGGGGGATAAATATATCGTTGTGACCTTCCATCCGGTGACACTGGACAGCACTCCGGAGGAGGAACAGCTCGGCCAGCTGCTCAGGGCTCTGGACAGATTTGACGGAAAGATCATCTTCACAGGAGCGAACGCAGATGCGGGCGGAACTGTTATCAACCGGATGCTTGCGGAATATGTCGCAAACAGCGGGGGCAGGGCGGCGGCCTTCGACTCGCTGGGGATGCAAAGGTATCTATCGGCTGTGAGACACGCATATGCGGTTGTCGGCAACAGTTCCAGCGGCCTTGCGGAAGCTCCGAGCCTTAAGACGCCCACGATAAACATAGGCTGCCGGCAGGCGGGCAGGCTGAGAGCGCAGAGCGTTATCGACTGCGAACCCGCCGCAGAAAGTATTCTGGCGGCTTTTAAAAAAATTGACACGCCTGAGTTTCAGAAAATTCTGACCGAAACGGTGAACCCATACGGAGAAGGGGACAACACGGCGAAGATTGTGGAAATTCTGGCAAACTTTCCGCTTAAGGATATTATTATAAAGAAATTCCATGATATCGGAGGGCTGAAATGA
- a CDS encoding dienelactone hydrolase family protein: protein MKFLTVLFTVFLMASAAFAGQNVVYKSGDGEYESYYAPVSASAPLVFMIQDWDGITDYEIKRAEMLNKLGYSVFAIDMFGKGIRPAAVEDRKRLTGELYADRAKMRRLLDAGYAKAKELGANVSNAVMMGYCFGGAVALEYARAGAPLKAFIPFHGGLATPAGQDFAKTKGEIVVFHGTADASVSMKEFAGLAEELEKAGIRHEMHTYSGAPHAFTVFGSPAYRADADRKSWLRFTEYLGEIFKK from the coding sequence ATGAAATTTTTAACGGTTCTGTTTACAGTGTTTCTGATGGCCTCTGCGGCTTTCGCAGGGCAAAACGTGGTCTATAAATCCGGTGACGGCGAATATGAAAGCTATTATGCCCCTGTTTCGGCGTCTGCTCCGCTGGTCTTTATGATTCAGGACTGGGACGGCATCACCGATTATGAGATAAAACGTGCTGAAATGCTCAATAAACTCGGATATTCCGTGTTTGCCATCGATATGTTCGGCAAAGGCATACGTCCGGCCGCCGTTGAGGACAGAAAACGGCTCACGGGAGAGCTCTACGCCGACAGGGCGAAGATGCGCAGACTTCTCGACGCAGGATATGCAAAGGCTAAGGAGCTTGGCGCTAACGTCAGCAATGCGGTCATGATGGGCTATTGTTTCGGCGGCGCAGTTGCACTGGAATACGCCAGAGCGGGCGCACCCCTCAAGGCCTTCATACCGTTTCACGGCGGACTTGCCACCCCCGCAGGACAGGATTTTGCGAAGACAAAAGGTGAGATAGTAGTTTTCCATGGAACTGCCGATGCATCTGTCAGTATGAAAGAGTTTGCAGGACTGGCCGAAGAGCTTGAAAAAGCGGGGATCCGCCACGAGATGCACACCTACAGCGGCGCACCCCATGCGTTCACGGTTTTCGGTTCACCCGCCTATCGTGCGGATGCCGACCGGAAATCATGGCTCAGATTCACTGAATATCTGGGAGAGATATTTAAAAAATAG